One genomic window of Arachis stenosperma cultivar V10309 chromosome 10, arast.V10309.gnm1.PFL2, whole genome shotgun sequence includes the following:
- the LOC130956810 gene encoding uncharacterized protein LOC130956810 produces the protein MELMQLKQGSMSVAEYTNMFEELCRFSRVCQGDPETFKSWRCIKYQRGLKDSIITVVAPMEIRVFSDLVNKARVVEEYAKTVAASKDTHGGGSSKGRGKYYHLRGQSFKRGGYAHQGQGDFRKNTHDQFQRGKGRGSQSGCFNCGFPGHIARDCTHGKNPNAVEELGLKVSKLPFDLHVHTPHQTVMTRSGCRQVGFKLEGRDFVHNLICLPMVRLEMILGFDWLSKDRVLFDCFERTIRFIPKGESGAVITAGYYLNSVVLHCCGEEFQGYILLTTNASSDTQGLDQIPIVRNFLEVFLEDILEFPPQREIEFAIELVPEAGPVSVAPYRMAPKELTELKVQLEELLNKRFIQPSVLP, from the exons ATGGAGTTAatgcagctgaagcaaggttCCATGTCTGTAGCAGAGTACACCAACATGTTCGAAGAGCTTTGTAGGTTTTCTCGGGTGTGTCAGGGTGACCCGGAGACTTTCAAGAGCTGGAGGTGTATTAAGTACCAGAGGGGTTTGAAGGACAGCATTATAACTGTTGTGGCTCCTATGGAGATTCGTGTCTTCTCTGACTTGGTGAACAAAGCAAGGGTAGTAGAAGAATATGCCAAGACAGTGGCTGCGTCCAAAGACACTCATGGAGGAGGTAGTAGCAAAGGACGTGGCAAGTATTACCATCTGAGGGGTCAAAGCTTTAAGAGAGGAGGATATGCGCATCAAGGTCAAGGAGATTTCAGGAAGAACACTCATGATCAGTTCCAGCGTGGCAAGGGAAGGGGAAGTCAGAGTGGGTGCTTCAACTGTGGCTTTCCTGGTCATATTGCGAGGGATTGCACTCATGGGAAGAACCCAAATGCGG TTGAGGAATTAGGCTTGAAAGTGTCAAAGTTACCTTTTGATCTACATGTACATACCCCGCATCAGACAGTTATGACTAGATCAGGTTGTAGACAAGTAGGTTTCAAGCTTGAGGGTAGAGATTTTGTACACAATTTGATCTGTTTACCTATGGTTAGGTTGGAGATGATTTTGGGGTTTGATTGGTTGTCAAAAGATCGAGTTTTGTTCGATTGCTTTGAACGGACAATTCGATTTATACCGAAAGGAGAGAGTGGAGCAGTGATAACCGCGGGATATTACCTGAACTCTGTTGTGCTACACTGTTGTGGGGAAGAGTTTCAGGGTTACATCTTGTTAACTACTAATGCTTCGAGTGATACCCAAGGCTTAGATCAGATCCCGATAGTTAGGAATTTTCTGGAGGTATTTTTGGAAGATATTCTTGAGTTCCCTCCTCAAAGAGAGATTGAATTTGCGATTGAATTAGTGCCGGAGGCCGGACCAGTGTCGGTTGCACCGTATAGGATGGCTCCGAAAGAGCTGACTGAGTTGAAGGTTCAGTTGGAGGAGCTTCTGAACAAGAGGTTCATTCAACCGAGTGTGTTGCCGTAG